Proteins encoded together in one Salarchaeum sp. JOR-1 window:
- a CDS encoding MBL fold metallo-hydrolase: MDVQFLGGAREVGRSAILVNDSLLLDYGMLTGNPPQVPLDANPDAVVVSHGHLDHVGALPSLLSGDDRPPIHWTPPTRDLANTLARDTLKLHGGTLACPFTETDVHRMSEVSVTHGYGESFDAAGHEVTFYNAGHIPGSAHVLVEDSDTRLLYTGDFHVDDPDAGGVGGQRLVAGSRARPDADAVIVESTYSDVSHDPRGAVEERFAERVARTVWGGGTVVVPAFAIGRTQEILMVCDAYDIDCYVDGMGKDVTRSVLQYPGFLRDADALRRAKGHARFVTGRRGQKKRIADQNTVVVTTSGMLSGGPAMTYVPEIAGHPRNLVAFTGHQVEGTPGRELLDTGQAELDGQRTRVSARVDQYDFSAHADRDGVLEFLESYRDAAVLVNHGDRCVGFASELRENGRDARAPERGETVRV, translated from the coding sequence ATGGACGTACAGTTCCTCGGGGGTGCACGCGAGGTCGGGCGGAGCGCGATACTCGTCAACGACAGCCTCCTCCTCGACTACGGGATGCTCACCGGGAACCCACCCCAGGTTCCGCTGGACGCGAACCCGGACGCAGTCGTCGTCTCGCACGGCCACCTCGACCACGTCGGCGCGCTCCCGAGTCTCCTCTCCGGGGACGACCGCCCGCCGATTCACTGGACGCCGCCCACGAGAGACCTCGCGAACACGCTCGCACGGGACACCCTGAAACTCCACGGCGGCACGCTCGCGTGTCCGTTCACGGAGACGGACGTCCACCGGATGAGCGAGGTGTCGGTGACACACGGCTACGGGGAGTCGTTCGACGCCGCCGGCCACGAGGTGACGTTCTACAACGCCGGCCACATCCCCGGAAGCGCGCACGTCCTCGTCGAGGACAGCGATACGCGCCTGCTCTACACGGGCGACTTCCACGTGGACGACCCGGACGCGGGCGGCGTGGGCGGCCAGCGACTCGTCGCGGGGTCGCGGGCGCGCCCGGACGCGGACGCAGTCATCGTCGAGAGCACGTACAGCGACGTCAGCCACGACCCGCGCGGCGCGGTCGAAGAACGCTTCGCGGAGCGGGTCGCGCGCACCGTCTGGGGGGGCGGCACCGTCGTCGTGCCCGCGTTCGCCATCGGCCGCACCCAGGAAATCCTCATGGTGTGCGACGCGTACGACATCGACTGCTACGTCGACGGCATGGGGAAAGACGTGACGCGGAGCGTCCTCCAGTACCCCGGGTTCCTCCGGGACGCGGACGCGCTCCGGCGAGCGAAGGGACACGCGCGGTTCGTCACCGGCCGCCGAGGACAGAAAAAACGCATCGCCGACCAGAACACCGTCGTCGTCACCACGTCCGGGATGCTCTCCGGCGGCCCCGCAATGACGTACGTCCCCGAAATCGCCGGCCACCCCCGGAACCTTGTCGCGTTCACCGGCCACCAAGTCGAGGGAACGCCCGGCCGGGAACTCCTCGACACCGGCCAAGCCGAGCTCGACGGCCAGCGGACGCGGGTGAGCGCACGCGTCGACCAGTACGACTTCTCCGCGCACGCCGACCGCGACGGGGTTCTGGAGTTCCTTGAGTCCTATCGGGACGCCGCGGTGCTCGTGAACCACGGCGACCGCTGTGTGGGGTTCGCGTCCGAACTCCGCGAGAACGGCCGGGACGCCCGCGCGCCCGAGCGCGGCGAGACCGTCAGGGTCTGA
- a CDS encoding GNAT family N-acetyltransferase: MTVDNYPDTASGPFPSPPSSFADGEDRDIELRAFDEDTDALVEMYVDFSQEDRAQGVPPVGEERVRDWLDTLTGDGYNVVAWHGDRVVGHATLVPDGTGGYELAIFVHQAYQGAGIGTRLLRNLLGHGAAQGVERVWLTVERWNRAAVALYEKVGFETVDAESFELEMAIRV; encoded by the coding sequence ATGACCGTCGATAACTACCCCGATACGGCGTCCGGGCCGTTCCCGTCCCCGCCGTCGTCGTTCGCGGACGGCGAGGACCGCGACATCGAGCTGCGGGCGTTCGACGAGGACACGGACGCGCTCGTCGAGATGTACGTGGACTTCTCGCAGGAAGACCGCGCGCAGGGCGTGCCGCCGGTCGGCGAGGAGCGCGTGCGGGACTGGCTGGACACCCTCACTGGAGACGGCTACAACGTCGTCGCGTGGCACGGCGACCGCGTGGTCGGGCACGCCACGCTCGTCCCGGACGGCACGGGCGGGTACGAACTCGCCATCTTCGTCCACCAGGCCTACCAGGGCGCGGGCATCGGAACCCGCCTCCTCCGGAACCTCCTCGGGCACGGCGCGGCGCAGGGCGTCGAGCGCGTGTGGCTCACCGTCGAGCGCTGGAACCGCGCGGCGGTCGCGCTCTACGAGAAAGTCGGGTTCGAGACCGTGGACGCGGAGAGCTTCGAACTCGAGATGGCCATCCGCGTCTAG
- a CDS encoding universal stress protein, with translation MPLDVDTVLVPVDGGAESVNATEYAVAVAEKYDATLHALFVAGEQVSRRVESGEVSEDAVADQSEAFAEDLRAVADDRVPFDVSVALGFSTTRKMTHPGSVILDAADDLDADFLVVPREAGDDSSAVLEKAAEYVLLYASQPVLSV, from the coding sequence ATGCCCCTCGACGTGGACACCGTGCTCGTTCCCGTGGACGGCGGCGCGGAGTCCGTCAACGCCACCGAGTACGCGGTCGCCGTCGCCGAGAAGTACGACGCCACCCTCCACGCGCTCTTCGTCGCCGGCGAACAGGTGTCGCGCCGCGTGGAATCCGGGGAGGTGTCGGAGGACGCCGTCGCAGACCAGTCCGAAGCGTTCGCCGAGGACCTCCGCGCTGTCGCTGACGACCGCGTCCCCTTCGACGTCTCCGTCGCGCTCGGCTTCTCCACCACGCGGAAGATGACGCACCCGGGGAGCGTCATCCTCGACGCCGCGGACGACCTGGACGCGGACTTCCTCGTCGTCCCCCGCGAGGCCGGTGACGACAGTTCCGCGGTTCTCGAAAAAGCGGCCGAGTACGTTCTGTTGTACGCGAGCCAGCCCGTCCTCTCCGTCTAG
- a CDS encoding DHH family phosphoesterase, with product MKDWVIDDENLSLERKSLLPGAGFFVPDSIEDEREDREIEARAEGADVIVVTDPDADGLACAAIIREVYGEGALIPTGPHELADGIRRAAEYGDSGARVFICDLCPDDYADVEVELGLLTEHAESVRWFDHHQWTDSAKRGVRDAGVDLVVGESDEECTADVAVRSIEADIPRHLIELAAVTRDHDLWLKDDPRSDDLADYSHWVDDEEYADTVQEHGPDLPESAQEYLAERRVEKDDLIERAVNRAELKTVGGVTVGVTYGRCSQNEVADELREQGADAAVVVKPSGSASIRGSEDFERCHEVARQVQGGGHPRAAGCKPHIYDDMMDYAHHWTTRGAVAKQKILDAFASLPDDEEDVDTER from the coding sequence ATGAAGGACTGGGTTATCGACGACGAGAACCTCTCCCTGGAGCGCAAATCCCTCCTCCCTGGGGCGGGGTTTTTCGTCCCGGACAGCATCGAGGACGAGCGAGAAGACCGCGAGATCGAAGCGCGCGCGGAGGGCGCAGACGTCATCGTGGTCACGGACCCCGACGCGGACGGTCTCGCATGCGCGGCGATCATCCGCGAGGTGTACGGCGAGGGCGCGCTCATCCCGACCGGCCCGCACGAACTCGCGGACGGCATCCGGCGCGCCGCCGAGTACGGCGACTCGGGCGCGCGCGTGTTCATCTGCGACCTCTGCCCGGACGACTACGCCGACGTCGAGGTCGAACTCGGCCTCCTGACGGAGCACGCGGAGTCAGTGCGGTGGTTCGACCACCACCAGTGGACGGACAGCGCGAAGCGGGGCGTCCGCGACGCCGGCGTCGACCTCGTCGTCGGCGAGTCCGACGAGGAGTGCACGGCAGACGTAGCCGTCCGCAGCATCGAGGCGGACATCCCCCGCCACCTCATCGAGCTCGCGGCCGTGACGCGCGACCACGACCTCTGGCTGAAGGACGACCCGCGAAGCGACGACCTCGCGGACTACTCGCACTGGGTGGACGACGAGGAGTACGCGGACACCGTGCAGGAACACGGCCCCGACCTCCCAGAATCGGCGCAGGAGTACCTCGCGGAGCGCCGCGTCGAGAAGGACGACCTCATCGAGCGCGCGGTGAACCGCGCCGAACTGAAGACCGTCGGGGGCGTGACCGTTGGCGTCACGTACGGGCGGTGCTCGCAGAACGAGGTCGCGGACGAACTCCGCGAGCAGGGCGCGGACGCCGCCGTCGTCGTGAAGCCGTCGGGGAGCGCGAGCATCCGCGGGAGCGAGGACTTCGAGCGCTGTCACGAGGTCGCGCGCCAGGTGCAGGGCGGCGGCCATCCCCGCGCCGCGGGCTGTAAACCCCACATCTACGACGACATGATGGACTACGCCCACCACTGGACGACGCGGGGTGCGGTCGCGAAACAGAAAATCCTCGACGCGTTCGCCTCGCTCCCCGACGACGAGGAGGACGTGGACACCGAGCGCTAG
- a CDS encoding universal stress protein — protein sequence MIGTVVIATDGSESVERAVEVALDLAERFDADVHALYVVDAGEVENAPADLREELRTALTERGETATGNVVERTTHGVTTAVREGRPANEIRAYAREVDADVVATGTRGRHGENRFLVGSVAERVVRTCPVPVLTVRQMASDESA from the coding sequence ATGATAGGGACGGTCGTCATCGCGACGGACGGCTCGGAGAGCGTCGAGCGCGCCGTCGAGGTCGCCTTAGACCTCGCAGAGCGCTTCGACGCGGACGTGCACGCGCTCTACGTCGTTGACGCTGGCGAGGTGGAGAACGCGCCCGCAGACCTCCGGGAGGAACTCAGAACAGCGCTCACCGAGCGCGGGGAGACGGCGACCGGGAACGTGGTCGAACGCACGACCCACGGCGTCACGACGGCGGTTCGAGAGGGCCGGCCCGCGAACGAGATCCGAGCGTACGCCCGCGAGGTGGACGCGGACGTGGTGGCGACGGGAACCCGGGGCCGCCACGGCGAGAACCGCTTCCTCGTCGGGTCTGTCGCGGAACGCGTCGTTCGGACGTGTCCCGTTCCCGTGTTGACGGTGCGGCAGATGGCGAGCGACGAGTCCGCATAG
- a CDS encoding glutaredoxin family protein, which yields MTVRVTVYSREDCHLCADAIETIEAVRERVRVDVVIEEVDVDDDPALRDAYGERVPYVFVDGDPAFKFRVDADDLEERLSRPRR from the coding sequence ATGACGGTTCGGGTGACGGTGTACTCGCGAGAAGACTGCCACCTCTGTGCGGACGCCATCGAAACGATCGAAGCCGTTCGGGAGCGCGTGCGCGTGGACGTGGTCATCGAGGAGGTCGACGTGGACGACGACCCAGCGTTACGGGACGCGTACGGCGAGCGCGTGCCGTACGTGTTCGTGGACGGCGACCCGGCGTTCAAGTTTCGCGTGGACGCCGACGACCTCGAAGAACGGCTCAGTCGTCCACGTCGATAA
- a CDS encoding DUF5806 family protein: MTEDAEPAGERAARADARDDEPESDAAPGVPEDTGSDDADDVPEDVVTYDRFTKMDGAQYERVNEFLRDRTYITAREWAIARLCADFRTETGVEMTKIGENLPELVPFMTDTYTPQAVNQARSAFEDKVRTAGATFLYGAMSDFFTADELDDVMYEATEVAKFLLEVEGVDLSVEDELDAEERISSVMREVREASDELRHGEECPHCGGDLTTAD; the protein is encoded by the coding sequence ATGACTGAGGACGCCGAACCCGCCGGGGAGCGCGCCGCTCGGGCGGACGCGCGAGACGACGAACCGGAATCGGACGCCGCGCCCGGCGTCCCCGAGGACACCGGGAGCGACGACGCGGACGACGTGCCCGAGGACGTGGTTACGTACGACCGCTTCACGAAGATGGACGGCGCGCAGTACGAGCGCGTGAACGAGTTCCTCCGCGACCGCACCTACATCACGGCCCGCGAGTGGGCGATTGCGCGGCTCTGCGCGGACTTCCGGACGGAGACGGGCGTGGAGATGACGAAGATCGGGGAGAACCTCCCGGAGCTCGTGCCGTTCATGACGGACACGTACACGCCGCAGGCGGTGAATCAGGCGCGCTCGGCGTTCGAGGACAAGGTTCGGACCGCGGGCGCGACCTTCCTCTACGGCGCGATGAGCGACTTCTTCACCGCGGACGAACTGGACGACGTGATGTACGAGGCCACGGAGGTCGCGAAGTTCCTGCTCGAAGTCGAGGGCGTGGATCTCTCCGTCGAGGACGAACTCGACGCGGAAGAACGCATCTCCAGCGTCATGCGGGAGGTTCGGGAGGCGAGCGACGAACTCCGCCACGGCGAGGAGTGCCCGCACTGCGGCGGCGACCTCACCACCGCCGACTAA
- a CDS encoding 30S ribosomal protein S6e, producing MATFDVVVADPEAGESHQFEVDGQDANRFLGRELGDEVDGDAVGLTGYTVELTGGSDAAGRPMRSDVRGSGLADLLLEGGPGFNPSRDGERKRVSVRGREVSEDTAQLNVKITEYGEDSVDALLGEDEESE from the coding sequence ATGGCTACGTTCGACGTCGTGGTGGCCGACCCCGAAGCGGGTGAGAGCCACCAGTTCGAAGTTGACGGACAGGACGCCAATCGATTCCTCGGTCGGGAACTCGGCGACGAAGTGGACGGCGACGCCGTGGGACTGACCGGCTACACGGTCGAACTGACTGGCGGTAGCGACGCCGCCGGCCGTCCGATGCGCTCGGACGTCCGCGGAAGCGGACTCGCCGACCTCCTGCTCGAGGGCGGCCCCGGATTCAATCCGAGCCGCGACGGCGAGCGCAAGCGCGTGAGCGTTCGCGGCCGCGAGGTCTCCGAGGACACCGCGCAGCTCAACGTCAAAATCACCGAGTACGGGGAGGACTCGGTGGACGCGCTCCTCGGCGAGGACGAGGAGAGCGAATAG
- a CDS encoding DUF5807 family protein: MSTYEEFLDGEHPEHVAVYLSDEVVDDLGPLEQYGERTDDGIVLVVPGDQGRSVFKQVTGMEAMQFSQQAMGTNGDIARDLAGGDCPSKHPDEPASDHDTEFVFAFFEEQNEEVGGLYAEGDVMHAYAYCECGTAYSERWVV; encoded by the coding sequence ATGAGTACCTACGAAGAGTTTCTCGACGGCGAGCACCCCGAGCACGTCGCCGTCTACCTCTCGGATGAGGTGGTGGACGACCTCGGGCCGCTCGAACAGTACGGCGAACGCACCGACGACGGCATCGTTCTCGTCGTCCCCGGCGACCAGGGCCGCAGCGTCTTCAAGCAGGTGACTGGTATGGAGGCGATGCAGTTCAGCCAGCAGGCGATGGGGACGAACGGCGACATCGCCCGCGACCTCGCGGGCGGCGACTGCCCGAGCAAGCACCCCGACGAACCGGCGAGCGACCACGACACGGAGTTCGTGTTCGCGTTCTTCGAGGAGCAAAACGAGGAGGTCGGCGGTCTCTACGCGGAGGGCGACGTGATGCACGCCTACGCGTACTGCGAGTGCGGCACCGCGTACTCCGAGCGCTGGGTCGTCTAG
- a CDS encoding universal stress protein, producing the protein MKVLLGIGGSEDSLDALSKTAERAREAGDDLTVAIVENPESDRTPDEIEDAVERVLDEYDIDATVRHVSGDPGSRLVTIAESEDFDQIALGGGERSPMGKLRLGHIAEFVLLNAHVSVTLVR; encoded by the coding sequence ATGAAGGTCTTGCTCGGAATCGGCGGCAGCGAGGACTCTCTGGACGCGCTCTCGAAGACCGCGGAGCGCGCGCGGGAGGCCGGCGACGACCTCACGGTCGCCATCGTGGAGAACCCGGAGAGCGACCGCACGCCGGACGAAATCGAGGACGCCGTCGAGCGCGTGCTCGACGAGTACGACATCGACGCGACCGTCCGGCACGTCTCCGGCGACCCGGGAAGCCGGCTCGTGACCATCGCGGAGTCCGAGGACTTCGACCAGATCGCGCTCGGCGGCGGTGAGCGCAGTCCGATGGGGAAGCTCCGACTCGGCCACATCGCCGAGTTCGTACTCCTGAACGCGCACGTCTCCGTCACCCTCGTCCGATGA